One Edaphobacter flagellatus genomic region harbors:
- a CDS encoding glucoamylase family protein: MALSSEDTHTSPLTAPVQETASAGLPEEPVTSEADLRRAGDELAQRLRSGGSVESSEDLVRYLEGLQSRLSKSAPQWKIGTSTTELTPKLELVESTRMFESVVPRGSGGKEMFAKLPFVNLPPTGNLPRVIHVARGYIASADGIWSTKSLTALIDQFQRHEALTLREIQLLPDALKLAQLEFILNRAEEVFASGQMPPIEQSPFSAPIHSLRRLNQTEWHEVLEPLIAFDAVLRQDPAGVYASMEEETRAAYQLRVAELARHADTSELQTTQVALDLAHMASRASHDDATMALRKSHIGYYLMAEGLRELKARIGYHPPALERLRDIVRSYSEEFYILGTFVLALLLITAIILPLVPHNDFWSVMAALLLAMLPATQGAVDLVNGSISALMKTEALPKLDFSKGIPSDAAALVVVPTLLLHERQVEELLEELEARYLCNEDPNLHFALLTDLPDTSIRPLDPDEGPLVDMAARAITTLNKKYAGRKGGSFFLLHRHRVFNSRQGAWMGWERKRGKLLDLNKLLLGELDSFPRKVGPLATLERIHYVITLDSDTQLPRGTAARMVGTMAHPLNRAIIHPRLRIVTAGYGILQPRVGVSVSSASRSRLAALYSGETGFDVYARAVSDAYQDLFGEGIFTGKGIYDLNAFHQVLDHRFPRNALLSHDLIEGAYARAGLVSDIEVIDDYPSHYSAHTRRKHRWLRGDWQILRWLFNSVPDEYGRIVPNPISTISRWKILDNLRRSLIEPVAFLLFVFGWFFLPGGPMYWTATVLLLVLLPGIIQFGFNFIRAVFNGSLAVLRDAFATLWSSLGITLLNLIFLPHHMLLSLDAIIRSLSRTYLSGRNLLDWETAAQSESGSKRGSLDMYLKLSPVIALTIALGLLLARPQALLAAAPVLILWALAPAVASWLNSSPRSEEGPLKAVDREFLERQALLIWRYFAEFGGPENHWLIPDNVEESGTFQVRKLSPTNLGMLLNARQAACEFNFITLDAFAEATLGTLNTYERLEKMNGHIYNWYDIERLEPIMPKIVSAVDSGNLAASFYSLHAGTLDLLKSPLLREEVLRQQVFGAKSKAGDWVDEERRRSREKGAAFIESYAPWLDAKFSVLLHHASLAEIHKIPAVGGSAKFVAELERRLAEFSGVNADGSDLGPLAAELRSLLPSARERLTKLIHNLLEIAERADRYANAMQYGFLLVESRKLLSIGYDGVSGQLYNACYDLLASEARMAFFLAVAKGDIDQESWFKLDRSHVLVKGRACLVSWTGTMFEYMMPALWMRSYANTLITRSLESAVRIQRDHVKHIPWGISESGFAQTDPAGRYGYQAWGIPQLALKYGAQDGPVISPYSTFLALPMLRDAAIENLRRMESMNWVGDYGFYEAIDYTEGREPQLVRSWMAHHQGMSLLALANLLRDSCFQRWFHANAIVRATELLLHEKPLSKQSREALEEAAPAKIAATS; the protein is encoded by the coding sequence ATGGCGTTGTCCTCAGAAGATACGCATACCTCGCCGCTAACGGCTCCTGTGCAGGAGACGGCGTCCGCGGGGCTCCCGGAAGAACCGGTTACGTCTGAGGCGGATCTGCGCCGAGCAGGCGACGAGCTTGCGCAAAGGTTGCGATCCGGCGGTTCTGTCGAGAGCAGCGAAGATCTCGTGCGTTATCTGGAAGGCTTGCAGTCTCGCTTGAGCAAGTCGGCACCTCAGTGGAAGATCGGCACTTCAACAACTGAGCTGACACCGAAGCTGGAGCTGGTCGAGAGCACACGGATGTTTGAGTCTGTTGTTCCGCGGGGCAGCGGTGGCAAGGAGATGTTTGCGAAATTACCCTTCGTGAACCTGCCGCCCACAGGAAATCTGCCTAGAGTGATTCATGTAGCCAGAGGTTATATTGCGAGCGCAGATGGAATCTGGTCCACGAAATCGCTGACAGCCTTGATCGATCAGTTCCAGCGACATGAAGCGCTGACGCTACGCGAGATTCAACTGTTGCCGGACGCTTTGAAGCTGGCGCAACTGGAGTTCATACTCAATCGCGCCGAAGAGGTTTTTGCAAGCGGCCAGATGCCTCCCATAGAGCAGTCGCCATTCTCCGCTCCAATCCATAGCCTGAGGCGTCTGAATCAGACAGAATGGCACGAGGTTCTGGAGCCGCTGATTGCATTCGATGCCGTGCTTCGTCAGGATCCCGCAGGTGTTTATGCCTCGATGGAAGAGGAGACGCGCGCAGCCTATCAGCTGCGTGTAGCCGAGCTTGCACGTCATGCGGATACCAGTGAGCTGCAAACAACCCAGGTCGCTCTGGACCTTGCGCATATGGCCTCGCGAGCCAGCCACGACGATGCGACGATGGCCCTGCGTAAATCGCACATTGGCTATTATCTGATGGCTGAAGGCCTGCGCGAACTGAAGGCGCGTATTGGCTATCATCCTCCTGCGCTCGAACGCTTGCGAGATATTGTGCGCAGCTACAGCGAGGAGTTCTATATCCTCGGCACCTTTGTGCTGGCCTTGTTGCTGATTACCGCAATCATTCTGCCTCTGGTGCCCCATAACGATTTCTGGTCTGTTATGGCAGCGCTTCTCCTGGCAATGTTGCCTGCAACGCAGGGCGCCGTTGATCTTGTGAACGGAAGTATCTCCGCCCTCATGAAGACAGAAGCACTGCCGAAACTCGATTTCTCAAAGGGTATTCCGAGTGATGCAGCGGCCCTCGTCGTTGTTCCAACCCTGCTATTGCATGAACGCCAGGTGGAAGAGCTGCTGGAAGAGCTGGAAGCGCGCTATCTGTGCAATGAAGATCCAAACCTGCATTTCGCTCTATTGACCGATCTTCCCGATACCTCCATACGCCCGCTCGATCCGGACGAGGGTCCTCTCGTGGATATGGCGGCGCGTGCGATTACTACGTTGAACAAAAAGTATGCAGGACGTAAAGGCGGATCATTCTTTCTCCTGCACCGGCATCGCGTGTTTAACTCGCGTCAAGGCGCATGGATGGGGTGGGAACGTAAGCGCGGCAAGCTGCTTGATCTTAATAAGCTACTTCTTGGCGAACTGGACAGCTTTCCCCGAAAAGTCGGTCCGCTCGCTACGCTGGAGCGCATTCACTACGTCATTACGCTGGATTCAGATACGCAACTCCCTCGAGGAACAGCCGCCCGCATGGTGGGGACGATGGCGCATCCGCTGAATCGTGCGATCATCCATCCACGTCTGCGCATCGTCACAGCTGGATATGGCATTCTGCAACCGCGAGTCGGCGTCAGTGTCTCGTCGGCATCGCGCTCACGTCTCGCGGCTCTCTACTCTGGAGAGACAGGTTTCGATGTCTATGCTCGTGCCGTCTCCGACGCTTACCAGGATCTCTTCGGCGAGGGTATCTTCACAGGCAAAGGCATCTATGATCTGAACGCATTCCATCAGGTGCTCGATCACCGGTTCCCGCGAAACGCTCTGCTTTCGCACGATCTGATCGAGGGGGCCTACGCGCGTGCCGGTCTGGTGTCGGATATCGAAGTCATTGACGATTACCCGTCGCATTATTCGGCGCACACGCGACGTAAACATCGCTGGCTGCGCGGTGATTGGCAGATTCTTCGCTGGCTCTTCAACTCCGTGCCCGATGAATACGGACGCATCGTTCCCAATCCCATCAGTACCATCTCACGCTGGAAAATTCTGGATAATCTGCGTCGCAGCCTGATTGAGCCGGTAGCTTTTCTGTTATTCGTCTTCGGCTGGTTTTTTCTGCCCGGCGGCCCCATGTATTGGACCGCAACCGTACTGTTGCTGGTATTGCTCCCGGGAATCATTCAGTTCGGCTTCAACTTCATTCGAGCCGTATTCAATGGAAGCCTGGCGGTGTTGCGTGATGCATTCGCAACGTTGTGGTCGTCACTCGGCATCACGCTGCTGAATCTGATCTTTCTTCCGCATCACATGTTGCTCTCGCTCGATGCCATCATCCGCTCGCTCAGCCGAACCTATCTTTCGGGGAGGAACCTGCTGGATTGGGAAACTGCCGCTCAGTCTGAATCAGGGAGCAAGCGCGGTTCACTCGATATGTACCTGAAGCTCTCACCCGTCATCGCTTTGACGATTGCTTTAGGTCTCCTTCTGGCAAGACCGCAGGCGCTGCTCGCTGCCGCTCCTGTACTGATCCTGTGGGCGCTCGCCCCCGCGGTCGCTTCATGGTTGAACTCATCACCTCGCTCCGAAGAAGGACCGCTGAAGGCTGTTGACCGGGAATTTCTGGAGAGGCAGGCCCTGTTAATCTGGCGCTATTTCGCTGAATTCGGAGGCCCCGAAAATCACTGGCTGATTCCTGACAATGTCGAAGAGTCTGGCACATTCCAGGTGAGGAAGCTTTCGCCGACGAACCTTGGAATGCTTCTCAACGCGCGGCAAGCAGCCTGCGAGTTTAACTTCATTACGCTCGATGCATTCGCTGAGGCAACGCTTGGCACGCTGAACACCTATGAGCGCCTCGAGAAGATGAACGGCCACATCTATAACTGGTACGACATCGAACGGCTGGAGCCGATCATGCCGAAGATTGTCTCTGCCGTAGATAGCGGAAATCTCGCTGCTTCTTTTTATTCGCTGCACGCCGGTACGTTAGACCTGCTGAAATCACCCCTTTTGCGAGAAGAAGTTTTGCGGCAACAGGTGTTTGGTGCGAAGAGCAAAGCGGGAGATTGGGTTGACGAGGAACGCCGTCGCTCACGAGAAAAAGGGGCAGCATTCATCGAATCCTATGCACCCTGGCTCGATGCGAAGTTCAGCGTGTTGTTGCATCACGCTTCACTCGCCGAGATTCACAAGATTCCTGCGGTAGGTGGAAGCGCAAAATTTGTTGCAGAACTGGAGCGCCGACTAGCCGAATTCTCCGGAGTAAATGCGGATGGCTCCGATCTGGGCCCGCTTGCGGCTGAGTTGCGATCTCTGTTGCCATCGGCGCGAGAGCGGCTCACAAAGCTCATCCATAATCTTCTGGAGATTGCCGAGCGTGCCGATCGTTACGCAAATGCCATGCAGTATGGGTTTCTTCTGGTCGAATCGCGAAAGCTTCTCTCAATCGGGTATGACGGCGTCTCCGGCCAGCTGTACAACGCTTGCTACGATCTGCTGGCATCCGAGGCCCGCATGGCTTTCTTTCTTGCAGTAGCCAAGGGAGATATCGATCAGGAGTCATGGTTCAAGCTCGATCGATCGCATGTTTTGGTCAAAGGACGCGCATGTCTGGTCTCATGGACTGGAACCATGTTCGAGTACATGATGCCTGCGCTCTGGATGCGGTCTTACGCCAATACATTGATCACAAGGTCGCTTGAGTCCGCCGTGCGCATTCAGCGCGATCATGTAAAACATATTCCCTGGGGCATCTCGGAGTCTGGTTTTGCCCAAACGGATCCAGCTGGGAGATATGGATACCAGGCCTGGGGCATTCCACAGCTTGCACTTAAATACGGAGCGCAGGACGGTCCGGTCATCTCGCCCTATTCCACGTTTTTAGCGTTACCGATGCTGCGCGATGCTGCGATTGAAAATCTTCGGCGCATGGAATCGATGAATTGGGTTGGCGACTACGGCTTTTACGAAGCCATCGATTACACCGAAGGGCGCGAGCCGCAGCTCGTGCGCTCATGGATGGCCCACCATCAGGGAATGAGCCTGCTGGCCTTGGCTAACCTTCTGCGCGATTCATGTTTCCAGCGGTGGTTCCATGCAAACGCGATTGTGCGTGCTACAGAACTTTTGCTGCATGAAAAGCCGCTGAGCAAGCAGTCGCGCGAAGCTCTGGAAGAAGCCGCTCCCGCAAAGATTGCAGCTACATCTTGA